In Longimicrobiaceae bacterium, the sequence GTGGAGTTCGACCAGAGCTCCCTCTTCAAGATGATCTACGAAGAGGAGTACGGCACCTTCGGCGGGCACCCCTACAGCCTGCTGATCGGCGACTACGAGTTCGGCCGCCACCCGCAGGACGTGGCTCTGCTGCAGAAGATGTCGAACGTGGCCGCCGCGGCGCACGCGCCCTTCATCGCCGCCGCCAGCCCGCGGCTGTTCGACATGGACAGCTTCACCGAGCTGGGCGTCCCGCGCGACCTGGCGAAGATCTTCGAGAGCGCCGAGCTGATCAAGTGGAAGTCGTTCCGCGAGAGCGAGGACTCCCGCTACGTGTCGCTCTGCCTCCCGCACATCCTGATGCGCCTCCCGTACGGCCGGGACACGCAGCCGGTGGAGGGCTTCGACTACGAGGAGGAGGTCACCGGGCGCGACCACTCCAGGTACCTGTGGGGGAACGCCGCCTGGGCCATGGGGCTGCGCATCACCACCGCCTTCGCGCAGCACTCCTGGTGCGCCGCCATCCGCGGCGTGGAGGGCGGCGGCGTGGTGTCGGGGCTCCCGACGCACACCTTCCGCACCGACGAGGGCGACGTGGCGCTCAAGTGCCCCACCGAGATCGCCATCACCGACCGGCGCGAGAAGGAGCTGAACGACCTGGGCTTCATCGCGCTCTGCCACTGCAAGGGGACCGACTACGCGGCCTTCTTCGGCGGGGCGACCGCCCAGAAGTTCAAGGTCTACAACACCGACCAGGCCAACGCCAACGCCCGCCTGTCGGCGCAGCTCCCCTACGTGCTGGCCGCCTCCCGCTTCGCGCACTTCCTCAAGGTCATCATGCGCGACAAGGTGGGGAGCTTCCAGACCCGCGGCTCGGTGGAGCAGTACCTGAACAAGTGGATCGCGCAGTACGTGCTCCTGAACGACGACGCGCCGCAGGCCGCCAAGGCCAAGTTCCCGCTGCGCGAGGCCCGCGTGGACGTGACCGAGGTGCCGGGGAAGCCGGGGTGCTACAACGCCACCGTGTTCCTGCGCCCGCACTTCCAGCTGGAGGAGCTGACGGCCTCCATCCGCCTGGTGGCCGAGCTGCCGCCGCCGGCCGCGTAAGCCGGACCGGACCGGCCGGGGGAGGGGCGCGCCGTCCCTCCTCCCGCGCCGGATCCCATGAACCCCACCCAACGACGAGGACACGATGGCCGACGTTATCATGCTGAGCATCCCCGACGTGCCCGGCACCAGCCAGATCACGGGGTACGAGGAGCAGATCGAGGTGCTCTCCTACTCGCACGGCGTCTCCCAGCAGGTCACGGGCGACGTCACCAACACGGA encodes:
- the tssC gene encoding type VI secretion system contractile sheath large subunit; amino-acid sequence: MAETETATAAGGVALEELPLLDRIITHGRMARDDLQRDYARDLIGEFAQQVLDEAMMVSTDTVKMINDRIARIDELLSDQLDEIMHAPEFQKLEATWRGLSYLVMNTETGTQLKLHVLHATQKELLTDLEKAVEFDQSSLFKMIYEEEYGTFGGHPYSLLIGDYEFGRHPQDVALLQKMSNVAAAAHAPFIAAASPRLFDMDSFTELGVPRDLAKIFESAELIKWKSFRESEDSRYVSLCLPHILMRLPYGRDTQPVEGFDYEEEVTGRDHSRYLWGNAAWAMGLRITTAFAQHSWCAAIRGVEGGGVVSGLPTHTFRTDEGDVALKCPTEIAITDRREKELNDLGFIALCHCKGTDYAAFFGGATAQKFKVYNTDQANANARLSAQLPYVLAASRFAHFLKVIMRDKVGSFQTRGSVEQYLNKWIAQYVLLNDDAPQAAKAKFPLREARVDVTEVPGKPGCYNATVFLRPHFQLEELTASIRLVAELPPPAA